The genomic region aaaatgcaaaaagaaatgttgaaactgcaaaacagaaaacaaacaaaaaaaatgtttttggttgatgcaagatttgccaagaaccagggatgctcctaaaTCATACTTCCTAGTGTTTCCTTGATCAACCCCATTTCTTGTAAGTGGCTCTAGAGCTGCAAAACCTGCTAAAACATACTAGAGTCCCTCTCTTTCATAGAGAGGAAAAATTCATTTGGAGAATGAATACTAGTGGTGACTTTACTGTCAATATGGCTTATTATACTCTCCTGAAGGAAAATAACTCCCCTAGATGGTGGAGAAAGGTTTGGAACCCTTAGTTAATCCCCAAAATTAATTTCTTCTGGTGGACTGCTTTACACAACAAAGTTCTTACTCAAGATAATCTAACTAAATGGGGATTTCAACTCCctaatcattatgttttatgtaGGCAAGAAGAAGAGAGCATTCCCCACTTATTGCTCCATTGTACCTTCACTAAAATCATTTAGGGTTTGGTGTTGTAGAAGTTGGATATTCCTTGGCTCATGAATGGAGAGTTACAACAATTAATTATGACTTGGATGGAGCCTTCACATAATCCCCTTGTCGAACAATTATGGTTGCATATTCCACCCCATCTTGGTTGGagtatatggaaagaaaggaacaataggATTCTACAGGATGTGGAAAAACCTAGGGAGGATGTTTTTATATCTTTCTCCAAAGTACTCATGGAAAAACTTTATGTACTACTTGTCCTTGCCCATCCTATCCTCTTACACAATTTGATGATAAAGCTACTAAAAATTGGGGCTTACCTGGATTTATGCCAAATTTGACAATTCtaaaaggatgaagaggaagaaCACTAGGTGGTGCCCACCTAGACCTGGGTGGTAtaagttgaattttgatggtgctacaaGGTAGTCCTAGGTCCTGGGGGGTTATAAGGATGCATTTGGGGGAGATTGTGGAAACCTATTCTAGGAACTTGAAGGGATACAAACAATCAAGCTAAAGGGATGGCCTTACTTTGGCAGCTCATAATTGCCCTTTCAATCAGTTTGAGGGCCCTAGCCATTGAAAGTTATTATAAACTCATAATTGATGTTGTCAAGAGATTTAATAAGATTAACTGGTTCATTGAAGGGATAGTTGGAGATATTCACAAATTCCTTCTAGGGCTAGAATTTTTTGAAATCAATCATGTCCATAGAGAAAGCAACATGGTGGTTGATGCTATGGCAACGGTAGGCCTTCAGATGGAAGGGTTAAGATATTTGAGGAAAAAGGATTCCCTCCCAAGTAATGTTCAATTACTCCTAAAAGGAGAGTGTTTGATGACTTATTCCCATGGGTGATCATTTCTTCTACTAGAACTAGATTCTATAGCACATAATTGTGTTGTGGTTATGGGGTTGCAAGTTTGAAATTCGGTGGTGGGAAATTTTGAATAAAGGGTTGAGTAGAATTGGGATGATGTGGACTCAAAGCCAAGTATGTGGACCCTTCGATAGGTTCAGAATGGTCATGTTGAAAATATCAATTTACCTTTGCTGGTGCGGTGAGGGATGGATCACTAGTGTGACATTTTCAGTTTGGATGGACTCATTATGATGCATTGGCATCATTCTAGTATGACGCATGGAAGCCCATTTAATCCCTAAAAGGAGAAAAGCCATGAAAACCAACTCATCTATCCCAAAACACTATATGTTGTACCATCAGCATGAACGTTGGGTTATGGGTGGATGGAGGTGCAATGATAACCTtaatggttcacatgttttgtatTTTCTCATTAGCTATTGGTTTCTTTCACTAGCTTTCAATAAAACAATTTGAAATACCCTAGTTTTCTGGATAAGCCTCTCTTCTATTTCTAGGACTGTTTACAAAATGGGTCGAGATTGAGTTTGATATGAGCCTAATAAATTAGACAAATTTAGAGATTTTGACACTATGTGGCATATTTGCAAGGAGGGAGGGGTTGATTAGTAGATTGGACATATGAAGGGTTTTGACGATGAGTTATCTATACAATTTTCAACCTCCTAGAGCAACAAAAGAGTCACGGTCTGTGGAAGCCCTTTTGAAATCAACAAGGATGTGATTGTGCAAGATATTGGTCTTCCTATGAAAGGGAGAAAGTGTAAAAGGACCAATCATGTGGCAAATAGTGAGAGTCTCAACAAATTTTTCAGAGAGAAAGAAGCCTCATTTAAATTACAGGGTGGGTATGCCAGAGAGGAGCTGCATGACCCGTGGAAAAAGGTAGGTTTGATGATCATGAAATACTTACTTTGGAGGGTCTTTTTAAAGTCTATTTCTTCTATCACACGCCGATTATAAATCATTTTAGAAATCATGACCTTATTTCCTTCCCACTCTATCTGTTACATTCCCTGGAACATTATCTTAAGGAACTCATTGATCCCATCAAAAATCAAGGCAAAAAACTTGTGCCCTTCCACTAGGGTCTTATCTATAGGCTCTATTCCTTCCATTTGGCTTTGTGTCTGCTTAGAAACGTAATGGTGCTACAAACCCTTATTGTGAGCCCCCCCTCTTGCCACCATTACTGACACTCTTGGCTCTAGTAAAAAACAATGTATTAGTCACCGTGGGGATGCAATTGCCACTTCTCCTAAAACCCCCGCAACCTCAATGGTTATAACTGAGTTATGTATATTTAAGGATTAAAGCCTTCAATCAGTAAAAGGAAAGGAAAACATACCAACCATTGTAAAAGGATTACCATTCTAGAATAGTCGAGCAAGGAGGAGGATGAGATGAGGGAGATAAATAGTAAGAATGAGGGTAGACGAAGGTCTAATAGGCTAGCCTCTCGTAGCACCGATAAAGGTAAAAAGTTAAAACTGGTGGATTATGATTCAAAGGAGGATGAGGAGGAACAAGGGAAGGGAAAtatggagaaggataaggagaaaaatgtgaaAGATGGCAGGGGTGAGTTGGAGGATAACCCTAAGAAATTCGCTAACAATAGCttcacccatgcttctgatgacaTGTGGGCTGAGCATGTGAACCCAACTGGTGAAGACAAAATGGAAGAGGAGGATGTTAAGGCGATTGCTGCCAGAGATAGCTACACATATTGTCAAATTGCAAGTAAATAGCTAAAGGTGATGGGAATTGAATTGCGGATGTTGAAGGCCAAGATTCTTGACCTTGAAAAGAAGATGGGCAACATCTCCAAGTTTAGTCTTCAGGTGATGCATATTTTTTCGACCTCACTATGTCTTATGTAGGAGAATTGGGCGAAATGGCTGAGAAGGAAGGCATCCACAAGTAACTCTTCAACTTCCTTAAAGAAGATTGGAATAATGTACTGCAACATGTGGGTTATGGTGTTAAACATCCTGGTCATGTGTAGAGTCTTaggatttaatttaattttattgctTTCTATTGTTTATGTTTTGTAGGAATTGGCTCCCTTGTTGAATACTCTGGTTAGCTACAGTATGTCCTTTGTTAGTTGTTGCTTTGCTACTAGACTAGGGTTTATCCATTTTGGTTGGTGGTTTATTACTGCTTACGAATTATTGTTTAACTAGTTGTTTGTGGTATTTTCTTAATGTGGTTGTGTTGATGTTTTAGTTTTGGATGTCGTTTGGATGTGGTTGTAATAGAGACAACAccctcattttgttgttttttaatataaaaaacaatggaGTCTCTTAAGGTCCTTGTGTTggtattattgtttatcatttgatttatgcatagattttagatTCCTTTTTGTAAGTGTGGATAGTGAGTTTAAAAATTGCATAggacaaacacaacaaacaaaaaGGTTAGTCTAATATCTCACAAAGTCGCAGGTAAAAGTAGATTTAGAGCATTGTGGCTCTTGTTATtgtctcatcttcaaattttgagcgcAACTACCTTTAATTTCTCATCTaatatcattttttaataaaaaaattagaaggCTACTCCAGATCCCCTTCTGGTACCCCATCTCCATGCACATATCCTTATActtcttttctatatttttttataattttatacttCTTTAATGTAGGAGTCCCAACTTTCGAAAGCCATTACTTTGATTTGGGAGGTTATTGGGgcctttttttaaaaaattgaagagCTTGAAAAGATCTAAATAACAAGCATCCTAGACATAATAGTAAGCAActtggaattttttatttttctcaaaaaCAAAGTATATAATCCATAAATTAAGTTTTTGTGTAAATTCTTAGTATAAAAAAGCATTCTTTGTATACTAAAATTTAGGAGTGAACTTGAGACACCTTAAGACCTAAAATTCACCATATTTGCTCCAATAGATATCTCCTCTTTGGAATGGACACATATGCCCTTTCTTCCAACCAACTTATTTTCATGGACACCTAAGCCAAACTACTTCTCCACTACATCACAAGGTATACACATCATTTCTACATACTTCTATTAGGTAATTAAGTATTAAGTTGCATAACTTCCTTTGTAGCATCCTAGTCTACACCAAAAATGGGATGACTATCTTGGAGTAAGTTGGATGGACTCATCTTTTCTATGATCAAGTCTTTGAGTTTATGAACTAAATAGTGCCTccatggtttttcttctttctttctttactatttttgaAGTAATGCTTTATTAAATCTTTTGGAGAAATGGTTTTATGTAGGTGAAATGCAACTATAGTGATGGGGGGATGGTGCTTGGTAATGATGTTTTAATTACATGTATTGAGCTTGGTTTAGATGAAACTTTCATAGTGGATATTATAATTATGCTTGAACAAATCTCCTTGGTGACATTGACCTTATTTGTGTGAAAAGATCACACAAAAGATGAGATAGCCACACCACCCTCCTCTACTACCCAACACCAAAAGAGTGAgtcactttatttatttattttttgtatttttgcctaGCCTAACAATTGCTCGATAGTGGAaatatttgtaaaaaaattgaTAGTACATTATATTAGTTTCATTCCCAACTTTAATATTCTTTGATGTTGTACTAATTTTATTCCCAACTTTaatattaatgaaattattttaatttCTATCATCAAATTATGACTTaacttaaaatattatttttaggaCATTTCTTTTATTTGGTCATTTCATGTTACTGTACCAATCACAATACAAAAATAGTAGACCATGTAGAAAGGTTTACAAGGTGTTTCATCCCTCTAAAATATACTTAAACATCACACTCTTCAAATGTCAAATAGTGAATAACAATTTTACATTTCATCCCTACCAAAAAGTATGTGAAGATGTGGATTTATTCCCAAGAGCTTGgagtgaatgtatgtaatgcataaTTTTGAATTTGATTAGTTTTCTACTACTTTTTGGCAAGGATTGTATTTGTTTCTACAAAGAATTATGGTTATATTAATGAAAAAATTAGATAGAGTAGCATTCAAACATAGAACATATTTGTGGCTAGTGAGATTTTTCACAACTAAGTCACTTACCTTTCCATGATGGAAAATTTCAAGTTCAAtcaagaaatatattttaattctAACACAACCtttaatatatatttatgtttAAATTAGTTATGATTATGAATTCAATTTTTAAACGCTATATAATTTATTTCTaacaaatttgaaattaaatagaatttaaataagatacatgattttttaattttacccttttttttttacTACTTCAAATTAAAAGTTATTTCactattttccattcttaaatGACCTGTACTTAATAAATTATAtgttttaaatatttataatataattaaaaaattaactaGAGAAAATTGTGTAAAAGGAATCCGCACTCTTAAGAAAATGATCAAACATTTCCATATAGATCCAACTACtagattattatattgtaatttaacaaatattcaattttttaaaagataTAGATAGCAGTCACGAGAAACTCGAGTTGTAGAACAACTTTGACTTTGAAGCAATAATTTAGAAAACtattttgtactattttgtatgtGCCCTTTTCAACAAGCACCGTTCAATCAATTTTTCTTGACGTCAACGTCAAGAGTGGGAGTAGGTATTCATGCCCGCCATTGTTTAGGCGATGATGACGGAAAATGaatataaaagaaaatatatatacactaaaatatatatatatataagaaatatatatatctatataaatatatatattcttattcATGCAAAAGATTGACGATTACATATCACTCTCCCTCGGTTTTCATACCTACTTTGCCTTTTAGCTTTTTGTTTACTTATAAACAAACGTTCAAATTCTAAAAATAATACTTTTTAATAAATATTTGCAATACTTGATTAAACAATATTTTAATGTGAAATATTTAAGTTAGTAATATATAGTATAGTGTTtgtcattgtatttttttttttattagaataattttatgataatataatatataaatagtgTGGTTATAATTAGGTGTGACTATATAATTTAAGTTTTACTTgtttatattttcatttatttttgaaaattacaattaattaggaattgtatttttttttaaattagatctACAATTATAATATGTCAAATTgttctttattttaaaatttaaatcttaaTTCTCACCCAATTTTATCAATCTTTATGAAAACATTTGAATCCTAGTGTTATACTTAAGAAGTAACTTTAGTTTGATTTAAACATGTTGGATGATCTCTTAATGAGATTTTGGATTATCATTTACTACTTTACATGTATTATAAGATTATACTTTAAGAATTTTTATCTTTATATGATTTAAAATGGGAAAGCATATCTTCCACATACCAAAAAGAAAACACAAGATGAATTAGAAGTGCTAGCAACATAGTTGAATGAGAATACATCATAATCTAAAAAGATTACAGTATGTCATCATAGGGTAACAACAATAACGATAAGCAATTGAAAGTGAATATATCACAAACTGATAAAGATTACAAAGAAGAGGAATGACATTATAAAATGATAAGGATTACAAAGGCCAACAAATGACATTATATAAGAGGCATTACATAactgaaacactttacaaaaattCATATTGCAATTGTTAGAAAAGCTAATTAGGTTGATTCTCTATTGGATGAAGCGCCATGGCCAACACATTTCTCTTGGCTGTTATTAATTtactataaataaaaataaaaaacattagaaaattatttatttattttttatattgaagctgaatggttcttaatgaacccatcttgaggatcaagtgtaGTTAAATGGAAGGTCGTAAGGGATGAGATTGGGATCATGCACTGACAAATTTGACAAAATGGATACCTCTTAGTCCTTGGCTatgattatttatttgtttttaatattgaagttgaaaggttcttaatgaaCCCACCAAGGATCAAGTGTAGTTGAATGGAAGGTCGTAAGAGATGAGGTCGAAATCATGCACTTGATAAATTTGGCAGAGTGGATAACTCTTAATCTTTGGCTCTTAGGGGAAAAGATTTCAGCCTAGAGTTCGTCCTCCCAAATAACTAAAAGTTCTTTATAGATGATACAAACTCctccattaattaaaaaaaaaatcagtaaATCTAATCTTTAAAGATGTGATACATTATGATTAAAATGTGAcacatgaaaaaaatcataaaaagtcaaaCCCTTCTAGAAACATTCATCATTAAACTAATTCCTTCATTTTGATGATAAATTATGCTTTAATTGAACTCAACACATTTAACCATACAGAGGAGATGTGAGTTAGATCTGATTCATAACTATGGATACAAATACTGGTCTTTTTATGTATTTTGCATtcattcaataaataaataaaaactatggATACAAATGGTGTGAAATACTTCTTGGCATAAAGTGCTTCTTACAATTATACAGACATTAGATGAATGATTCCTAGCAGGCATTGCTTTGCTGCTTTGTATCAGTTTTACAATCAGGGGTTTCTTCGCTAGACACAGTACTCACAGTCGGTGAAGACAAGTAACAGGAAAGATTGTACCCCGATATCACTGCACAAAATGCtataataaaaaaccctaaaaccTCCACACACACAGAAGCTAATGCAAATCTCAGAAACTTTTTGGCTGCCGCACCGTACAGATTCCCGTCTTGAAGAAATTCTTTTGTTAACATTATGCATCCTATGCCCGCTGATACACTCGATAAAATTATATACGACATAACCTGTTTCATCACAAAACACACACAAATTTAAATAAATCATACATTTATACAACTTCAGAAATCAAAATCAGATCTTTCCCTGAAAAAATCCATGCCTGATCAACGATGCAGCTGAGGTAGAAACAAAACCCTCCTGTGATTCCACTCAGTATTTGAATAACTCTCATGAAGGAATACAAACAGCCTAACAAATCGACAGCCACAACAAATCTGCAACAAATGAAATCTTTGTGACACATAATTCCTCAACCAGGCTGTGAAATTTAAAAGGAAATGAGTAAAAGGGGGAAAACTTGCCTGAAGGGTTTGTAGTCAGTGAAACGGTATTCCAGGTCTTTTGTGCTGCCATGGCTAGATCTTGTCTTGCTCTTTAACATTACAATTAACGAAGTCAGGAAAAACGCAAAGGCCGTAGATCTTAGAATCAGATTCTGTAACGGAGTAGTCGTCGTttttgcagtagccttcatttttgtGGATCACTCAAAAACAATGAACGGATTCATTCATTCAACGCTCTTAAATAACTTATATTAGAGCTTGTTCAGAGAACGACCATTGGCCGTCAGCCACGTGTTATATTCTGTGGATGAGCTGGATTGAGATCCGTCAAGGTTAAAAAGCCATATTCACACATTAATTGATATCGAATATTGAGTActgtttatttaaatttaaattttcctgATGATCTCACAAAAGTCAAGCTCGTACACTAATAAATTCAATTTTATTTGTTTGGTTTAGGTGTGTTGTCGTGTCTATCTTTGTTTTCAGTTAATAGTCAACTTCAGACTATAAAGAAAAAAGATATTTAAAGATTCCTTGATAATTTCTCTGTGTGCGTTTAATAATGCCACCGGAGCCCTTCGTAAGAAAACAATGTAGCAATAATTTCCCATGTGCTATACTAATTGTCCAAGGGAGAAAAAGATTCTAGGCTTCATCTCACAAAAATGCTTGTTTAGGCATATGAAGTTATATAGGGGTTGAGCATatatcaattgttgtgagggttgttgagaAATGTaacaatagttgttaggaaatgtactaatattgtaaaaagtaaccaatcaggtgatgccatatcagctacacaactattggggcctcttttgcacgcctattggtctcactttttttttgggctgttttggacaccttggcaaaaagcatgctgatgtggcaccatgcttgatgatgtggtgctgaaagcttagttataagcaggggacttgccaagtaagctactataaaaaattgggagtgatttgaaatttccacgtaggattttgagaagcatgaagttagggtgctcaactagtggtgctcttcccctaggtgtatttggttttcatttaattattattt from Cryptomeria japonica chromosome 3, Sugi_1.0, whole genome shotgun sequence harbors:
- the LOC131060641 gene encoding CASP-like protein 3A1; amino-acid sequence: MKATAKTTTTPLQNLILRSTAFAFFLTSLIVMLKSKTRSSHGSTKDLEYRFTDYKPFRFVVAVDLLGCLYSFMRVIQILSGITGGFCFYLSCIVDQVMSYIILSSVSAGIGCIMLTKEFLQDGNLYGAAAKKFLRFALASVCVEVLGFFIIAFCAVISGYNLSCYLSSPTVSTVSSEETPDCKTDTKQQSNAC